A single window of Onychostoma macrolepis isolate SWU-2019 chromosome 16, ASM1243209v1, whole genome shotgun sequence DNA harbors:
- the si:dkey-23o4.6 gene encoding retinol dehydrogenase 13 isoform X2: protein MRDQVTSSDRVSYGAVIALAAVSFMLLRKWIAGGVCKSRARLDGKTVVITGANTGIGMETAKDMARRVMACRDLTRAENAAEYIQRSTGNDNVVIRHLNLASLYSVREFAKEFIATEERLDILINNAGVMMCPKWITEDGFETQLAVNHLGHFLLTNLLLGMLKRSSPSRVVNVSSIAHVGGKIEFDDLFFDKRPYSPLLSYKQSKLANVLFSRELARRMKGIGVSSYCLHPGVIRTELNRHVLQWYPMLKTILSLPCILLMKTPWQGAQTSIYCAVTEGLERKSGCYFSDCAEKDPAPEGKDDEVARSLWEESARLVGLNIRH, encoded by the exons ATGAGGGATCAAGTCACATCATCTGATCGAGTGAGTTATGGCGCTGTCATCGCGCTGGCCGCAGTCA GCTTCATGCTGCTGCGGAAATGGATAGCTGGTGGTGTCTGCAAAAGCCGTGCTCGTCTAGATGGAAAGACGGTTGTGATTACTGGTGCTAACACTGGGATTGGCATGGAAACTGCAAAAGATATGGCTCGTAGAG TGATGGCTTGCCGGGACCTGACTCGTGCCGAGAATGCTGCGGAGTATATTCAACGCTCCACAGGGAATGACAATGTAGTCATCAGACACTTAAATCTGGCCTCTCTCTATTCTGTCCGAGAATTTGCCAAAGAGTTCATAGCAACAGAAGAACGACTGGATATACTTATAAACAATGCAG GTGTTATGATGTGTCCAAAGTGGATCACAGAGGATGGCTTTGAGACACAGCTGGCTGTCAATCACTTGGGACACTTTCTTCTGACCAATCTACTGTTGGGAATGCTAAAGAGATCCTCCCCCAGCCGTGTAGTGAATGTGTCCAGTATTGCACATGTTGGTg GAAAGATTGAATTTGATGACCTGTTCTTTGACAAAAGGCCTTACAGTCCTTTGCTCAGCTATAAACAGAGTAAGCTGGCCAATGTGCTTTTCTCTAGAGAACTTGCACGAAGAATGAAAG GTATAGGAGTCTCCTCGTACTGCCTGCATCCAGGAGTGATTCGAACAGAGCTGAACCGCCATGTTCTGCAATGGTACCCAATGCTAAAGACTATACTGTCTCTGCCCTGTATTCTGCTGATGAAAACTCCCTGGCAGGGTGCACAGACCTCTATCTACTGTGCTGTCACTGAGGGCTTAGAGAGGAAGTCTGGCTGCTACTTCAG TGATTGTGCTGAAAAAGACCCTGCACCAGAAGGAAAAGATGATGAAGTGGCAAGAAGTTTGTGGGAGGAAAGTGCTCGGCTGGTTGGACTAAACATCCGCCACTGA
- the si:dkey-23o4.6 gene encoding retinol dehydrogenase 13 isoform X3 → MLLRKWIAGGVCKSRARLDGKTVVITGANTGIGMETAKDMARRGARVVMACRDLTRAENAAEYIQRSTGNDNVVIRHLNLASLYSVREFAKEFIATEERLDILINNAGVMMCPKWITEDGFETQLAVNHLGHFLLTNLLLGMLKRSSPSRVVNVSSIAHVGGKIEFDDLFFDKRPYSPLLSYKQSKLANVLFSRELARRMKGIGVSSYCLHPGVIRTELNRHVLQWYPMLKTILSLPCILLMKTPWQGAQTSIYCAVTEGLERKSGCYFSDCAEKDPAPEGKDDEVARSLWEESARLVGLNIRH, encoded by the exons ATGCTGCTGCGGAAATGGATAGCTGGTGGTGTCTGCAAAAGCCGTGCTCGTCTAGATGGAAAGACGGTTGTGATTACTGGTGCTAACACTGGGATTGGCATGGAAACTGCAAAAGATATGGCTCGTAGAG GGGCTCGGGTAGTGATGGCTTGCCGGGACCTGACTCGTGCCGAGAATGCTGCGGAGTATATTCAACGCTCCACAGGGAATGACAATGTAGTCATCAGACACTTAAATCTGGCCTCTCTCTATTCTGTCCGAGAATTTGCCAAAGAGTTCATAGCAACAGAAGAACGACTGGATATACTTATAAACAATGCAG GTGTTATGATGTGTCCAAAGTGGATCACAGAGGATGGCTTTGAGACACAGCTGGCTGTCAATCACTTGGGACACTTTCTTCTGACCAATCTACTGTTGGGAATGCTAAAGAGATCCTCCCCCAGCCGTGTAGTGAATGTGTCCAGTATTGCACATGTTGGTg GAAAGATTGAATTTGATGACCTGTTCTTTGACAAAAGGCCTTACAGTCCTTTGCTCAGCTATAAACAGAGTAAGCTGGCCAATGTGCTTTTCTCTAGAGAACTTGCACGAAGAATGAAAG GTATAGGAGTCTCCTCGTACTGCCTGCATCCAGGAGTGATTCGAACAGAGCTGAACCGCCATGTTCTGCAATGGTACCCAATGCTAAAGACTATACTGTCTCTGCCCTGTATTCTGCTGATGAAAACTCCCTGGCAGGGTGCACAGACCTCTATCTACTGTGCTGTCACTGAGGGCTTAGAGAGGAAGTCTGGCTGCTACTTCAG TGATTGTGCTGAAAAAGACCCTGCACCAGAAGGAAAAGATGATGAAGTGGCAAGAAGTTTGTGGGAGGAAAGTGCTCGGCTGGTTGGACTAAACATCCGCCACTGA
- the si:dkey-23o4.6 gene encoding retinol dehydrogenase 13 isoform X1, whose protein sequence is MRDQVTSSDRVSYGAVIALAAVSFMLLRKWIAGGVCKSRARLDGKTVVITGANTGIGMETAKDMARRGARVVMACRDLTRAENAAEYIQRSTGNDNVVIRHLNLASLYSVREFAKEFIATEERLDILINNAGVMMCPKWITEDGFETQLAVNHLGHFLLTNLLLGMLKRSSPSRVVNVSSIAHVGGKIEFDDLFFDKRPYSPLLSYKQSKLANVLFSRELARRMKGIGVSSYCLHPGVIRTELNRHVLQWYPMLKTILSLPCILLMKTPWQGAQTSIYCAVTEGLERKSGCYFSDCAEKDPAPEGKDDEVARSLWEESARLVGLNIRH, encoded by the exons ATGAGGGATCAAGTCACATCATCTGATCGAGTGAGTTATGGCGCTGTCATCGCGCTGGCCGCAGTCA GCTTCATGCTGCTGCGGAAATGGATAGCTGGTGGTGTCTGCAAAAGCCGTGCTCGTCTAGATGGAAAGACGGTTGTGATTACTGGTGCTAACACTGGGATTGGCATGGAAACTGCAAAAGATATGGCTCGTAGAG GGGCTCGGGTAGTGATGGCTTGCCGGGACCTGACTCGTGCCGAGAATGCTGCGGAGTATATTCAACGCTCCACAGGGAATGACAATGTAGTCATCAGACACTTAAATCTGGCCTCTCTCTATTCTGTCCGAGAATTTGCCAAAGAGTTCATAGCAACAGAAGAACGACTGGATATACTTATAAACAATGCAG GTGTTATGATGTGTCCAAAGTGGATCACAGAGGATGGCTTTGAGACACAGCTGGCTGTCAATCACTTGGGACACTTTCTTCTGACCAATCTACTGTTGGGAATGCTAAAGAGATCCTCCCCCAGCCGTGTAGTGAATGTGTCCAGTATTGCACATGTTGGTg GAAAGATTGAATTTGATGACCTGTTCTTTGACAAAAGGCCTTACAGTCCTTTGCTCAGCTATAAACAGAGTAAGCTGGCCAATGTGCTTTTCTCTAGAGAACTTGCACGAAGAATGAAAG GTATAGGAGTCTCCTCGTACTGCCTGCATCCAGGAGTGATTCGAACAGAGCTGAACCGCCATGTTCTGCAATGGTACCCAATGCTAAAGACTATACTGTCTCTGCCCTGTATTCTGCTGATGAAAACTCCCTGGCAGGGTGCACAGACCTCTATCTACTGTGCTGTCACTGAGGGCTTAGAGAGGAAGTCTGGCTGCTACTTCAG TGATTGTGCTGAAAAAGACCCTGCACCAGAAGGAAAAGATGATGAAGTGGCAAGAAGTTTGTGGGAGGAAAGTGCTCGGCTGGTTGGACTAAACATCCGCCACTGA